A single genomic interval of Rosistilla ulvae harbors:
- a CDS encoding alkaline phosphatase D family protein has protein sequence MMSRIWNPCFIGLLILAPLVVSAEQPDDKASTDTTIRRVLFGSCIKQDDPTPIFPVMSRAQPELLLFLGDNIYADTSDMDVMRAKYAKLASNEEFKALTSGCHVMATWDDHDYGVNDGGANYPQRDAAQQAFLDFWGEPADSPKRKRPGIYEANLFGPPEKRLQVIMLDTRYFRSPLKTGPRQLGGPYLPDNDPQKTILGEAQWKWLEEQLRMPAKLRVIASGMQVVAESAGQETWANLPHEQARLFDLVQSTAAGGVIFVSGDRHWAEMSIANDGVAYPLLDATSSSFNQKHPRGTPTRNRFRAIKQTYHEENFGVINIDWDAADPTVTIEVRDLAGKAQLEKTVRLSELQPK, from the coding sequence ATGATGTCGCGTATTTGGAATCCATGTTTCATTGGTTTGCTGATCCTTGCCCCGCTGGTTGTTTCAGCCGAGCAACCCGACGACAAGGCGTCGACCGATACGACAATCCGCCGTGTCTTGTTTGGATCTTGTATTAAGCAGGATGATCCGACGCCGATCTTCCCCGTCATGTCGCGAGCCCAGCCCGAACTGCTGCTGTTCTTGGGTGACAACATCTATGCCGATACATCGGACATGGATGTGATGCGGGCGAAGTACGCCAAACTGGCAAGCAACGAGGAGTTCAAAGCATTGACATCGGGATGCCACGTGATGGCAACTTGGGACGATCACGATTACGGAGTGAACGATGGCGGTGCGAACTATCCACAGCGAGATGCCGCCCAACAAGCGTTTCTCGATTTCTGGGGCGAACCGGCCGATTCCCCGAAACGGAAGCGCCCCGGCATCTACGAGGCGAACCTATTTGGGCCGCCAGAAAAACGATTGCAGGTGATCATGCTGGACACGCGTTACTTTCGATCGCCGCTGAAGACAGGGCCTCGGCAACTTGGCGGTCCCTACCTCCCGGATAACGATCCGCAGAAGACGATCTTGGGCGAAGCGCAGTGGAAGTGGCTGGAAGAGCAGCTTCGCATGCCAGCGAAGTTGCGAGTGATTGCGTCGGGGATGCAAGTGGTTGCCGAGTCGGCTGGTCAGGAGACCTGGGCCAATCTGCCGCACGAACAGGCGCGTTTGTTTGATCTCGTGCAAAGCACTGCCGCCGGCGGCGTGATCTTTGTCAGTGGCGACCGACACTGGGCGGAGATGTCGATCGCAAACGACGGCGTCGCGTACCCGCTGTTGGATGCAACTTCCAGCAGCTTCAACCAGAAGCACCCACGCGGAACGCCAACTCGCAACCGCTTTCGGGCGATCAAGCAAACCTATCACGAAGAAAACTTTGGTGTCATCAACATCGACTGGGACGCAGCCGATCCAACCGTGACGATCGAGGTCCGCGATCTCGCCGGGAAAGCCCAGCTAGAAAAAACAGTCCGGCTGAGCGAACTGCAACCGAAATGA
- a CDS encoding DUF1592 domain-containing protein, with the protein MLAIRRFTFCLFLLACGMVAGAESLQSTFKEAVLPVVQANCLECHNQETTEGDLDLSADTDLASVVKNFRRWSIVLDRMEAGDMPPEDADHQPTAAERAAVIAWIQQVRTVEAERTQGDPGIVLPHRLSSNEYNYTIRDLTGVDIQPAASFPVDPANEAGFDNSGESLSMSPALLKKYLAAATIVSEHLALTPRGFEFAPHPVITPTDRDKFCVNRIIDFYRKQRTDYADFFELLWRYQNRETLGMADLTLEQLADQSGLSQRYSRTLYQLLCDPRESGTGGAIGPIAALKQLMNELPDASTSENVAAAVKGCQTMASFVSTLRSSLVPEVANLTSPGVHNGSQPLVLWKNRQFAANRRRYVDDALPDGSFGLPDDSKAAELMQVPDEAGLSQYKQALSVFCGLFPDAFFVSERARVYLDPKKEKKLKGRFLSAGFHSQMGYFRDDAPLYDLMLDDAQQQELDRLWLELDFVASAPMRQYAGFIWFDRTDSRFMRDRVFDRYRAEDKDSTSAEKVAGLADAYCEKAERLGASEQALAVIRFYFDDMNATFRRLEKLSIDSQPRQLAALIEFAQHAYRRPLSSDEVASIRSFYDSMRNEEGLSHEQAIRDGVVAVLMSPHFCYRMDLPNDAVAGLEAADAEVPAIVPLSDYSLASRLSYFLWSSQPDDELLELASKGQLHEPEVLMDQSRRLLKDDRVEGFVVEFTGNWLDFRRFAEHNGVDRQRFPVFTDELRQAMAEEPIRFSRDLIERDGSVLDFLYAKHTFVNPVLAEFYGAEVDPSGEANEPWGRWDQAGQRQRGGLLPMAVFLTHNSSGLRTSPVQRGNWLVQRILGEKVPAPPATVPDLPSDESKLGDLTLREALARHRQDVACAGCHNRIDSMGLVFEGYGPIGELRDLDLGGRAIDDSAVFPNEDKGNGLAGVLEYIRDARQEDFVDNLCRKLLAFGLGRTLQLSDESIITDMKHRLAGNDYRFSSMIDAIVTSPAFLNKRIRISLDETVTIP; encoded by the coding sequence ATGCTCGCGATACGTCGATTCACATTCTGCTTGTTCCTGCTAGCTTGCGGCATGGTCGCGGGGGCGGAATCGCTGCAGTCCACGTTCAAAGAAGCCGTGCTGCCCGTTGTGCAAGCCAATTGTCTGGAGTGCCACAACCAGGAGACGACCGAGGGCGATCTCGATTTGAGTGCCGATACCGATCTCGCATCGGTCGTGAAGAACTTCCGTCGTTGGTCGATTGTTCTGGATCGCATGGAAGCTGGTGACATGCCGCCCGAAGATGCGGATCACCAACCCACAGCGGCCGAGCGAGCCGCGGTGATCGCGTGGATCCAACAGGTCAGGACGGTCGAAGCGGAGCGGACTCAGGGCGACCCTGGCATCGTGTTGCCGCATCGGCTCAGTAGCAATGAATACAACTACACGATCCGCGATCTGACGGGTGTGGACATCCAACCGGCAGCCTCGTTTCCGGTCGATCCCGCCAACGAAGCGGGCTTCGATAACTCGGGTGAATCACTCAGCATGTCGCCTGCTCTGCTGAAAAAGTACCTCGCTGCGGCAACGATTGTCTCCGAACATTTGGCGCTGACGCCCCGCGGATTCGAGTTTGCACCACACCCGGTGATCACGCCCACCGATCGCGATAAGTTTTGTGTTAACCGCATCATCGATTTCTATCGGAAACAGCGGACCGATTACGCCGACTTCTTTGAGTTGCTGTGGCGGTATCAAAATCGCGAGACGCTCGGAATGGCGGATCTGACGCTTGAGCAATTAGCCGATCAAAGCGGTCTGAGTCAGCGGTACAGCCGAACGCTGTATCAACTTTTGTGTGACCCAAGGGAATCCGGTACCGGCGGCGCGATCGGGCCGATCGCAGCCCTCAAGCAGTTGATGAATGAACTTCCCGATGCGTCGACCTCTGAAAACGTGGCGGCTGCGGTGAAGGGTTGCCAGACGATGGCATCGTTTGTCTCGACCCTGCGATCATCGCTTGTGCCGGAAGTTGCAAACTTGACCTCTCCCGGGGTGCACAACGGTTCGCAGCCATTGGTGCTTTGGAAAAATCGCCAGTTCGCCGCTAATCGACGTCGCTATGTCGACGATGCACTCCCCGATGGCAGTTTTGGCTTGCCAGACGATTCGAAGGCGGCGGAGTTGATGCAGGTGCCCGACGAGGCGGGTCTGTCCCAGTACAAGCAGGCGTTGTCCGTGTTCTGCGGTCTGTTCCCCGATGCGTTTTTTGTTTCGGAGCGGGCCCGAGTCTATTTGGATCCGAAGAAAGAGAAAAAGTTGAAGGGGCGATTTCTTAGTGCCGGGTTCCATAGCCAGATGGGATACTTTCGCGACGACGCGCCGCTGTACGACTTGATGCTCGATGACGCCCAGCAACAGGAACTCGACCGTCTGTGGTTGGAATTGGATTTTGTCGCTTCCGCTCCGATGCGTCAGTATGCGGGCTTCATCTGGTTCGATCGCACCGATTCGCGGTTCATGCGAGATCGTGTTTTCGATCGCTATCGGGCGGAAGACAAAGACAGCACGTCGGCAGAGAAAGTTGCGGGGCTCGCCGACGCGTACTGTGAGAAAGCTGAACGGTTGGGGGCGAGCGAGCAAGCCTTGGCGGTCATTCGGTTCTACTTCGACGATATGAATGCGACCTTCCGGCGACTCGAAAAACTTAGCATCGATTCGCAGCCTCGGCAGCTCGCTGCATTGATCGAATTTGCGCAGCACGCTTACCGACGCCCTTTGTCGAGCGATGAAGTTGCATCGATTCGGTCGTTTTATGATTCGATGCGGAACGAGGAAGGGCTCAGCCACGAACAGGCGATTCGAGATGGTGTGGTCGCCGTCTTGATGTCGCCTCATTTCTGTTACCGGATGGATTTGCCAAACGATGCTGTGGCCGGATTGGAGGCAGCGGACGCGGAGGTTCCCGCTATTGTGCCGCTCAGCGATTATTCACTGGCCAGTCGGCTGAGTTACTTTCTGTGGTCGAGCCAGCCCGATGACGAGTTGTTGGAACTCGCCAGCAAGGGACAGTTGCATGAACCGGAGGTGCTGATGGACCAGTCGCGTCGGCTGCTGAAGGACGATCGTGTCGAAGGGTTTGTCGTCGAGTTTACCGGCAATTGGTTAGACTTTCGTCGGTTCGCTGAGCACAACGGCGTCGACCGCCAGCGGTTTCCCGTGTTCACCGATGAACTGCGACAGGCGATGGCCGAAGAGCCGATTCGGTTCAGCCGCGATTTGATCGAACGCGACGGATCGGTGTTGGATTTTCTGTATGCCAAGCACACGTTTGTGAATCCCGTTTTGGCCGAGTTTTATGGCGCCGAAGTCGATCCATCCGGCGAAGCGAACGAGCCCTGGGGTCGATGGGATCAAGCGGGGCAGCGCCAGCGTGGCGGCTTGCTGCCGATGGCTGTTTTCTTGACACACAATTCGTCGGGCCTTCGAACGAGTCCGGTTCAGCGCGGTAATTGGTTGGTCCAGCGAATACTTGGTGAAAAGGTCCCCGCGCCGCCAGCGACGGTCCCCGATCTGCCCAGCGATGAATCCAAGCTCGGCGATCTGACGCTGCGGGAAGCGCTCGCACGCCATCGCCAAGATGTTGCCTGTGCCGGATGCCACAACCGCATCGATTCGATGGGGCTGGTCTTCGAGGGGTACGGCCCAATCGGCGAACTTCGCGATCTCGACTTGGGCGGCCGCGCGATCGATGACTCGGCGGTCTTCCCCAATGAAGACAAAGGCAACGGGCTAGCGGGCGTGCTCGAGTACATTCGCGATGCCCGGCAAGAGGATTTCGTCGACAATCTGTGTAGAAAACTGTTGGCCTTTGGGCTCGGGCGGACACTGCAGCTATCGGACGAGTCGATTATTACCGACATGAAACATAGGCTCGCTGGCAACGATTATCGATTCAGTTCGATGATCGATGCGATCGTGACGAGTCCCGCGTTTCTGAACAAACGTATTCGCATTTCTCTCGACGAAACGGTAACCATTCCATGA
- a CDS encoding DUF1552 domain-containing protein, translating to MSNPKKLASSKSNRADRAVSRRTLLRGTGVAMALPWLESIPVWGSEKLTDDQVTASPQRFAALFMGCGINRDHWWAKGSGTEMELGKSLAPMEPIKHKMNFITGLYNENANGVGIHPGQTGNILSGASLKKGSELRGDISMDQVLANHFAEETVAPSLVLGCEQPTTGYHETNFSMAYSSHISWQNATSPVPMEVYPSLAFDSLFDNHGSRRMESILDRVREETASLNRKISQSDRTKLDEYLSSVREVEKRAEAMRTVHAKATERAQHRGQPIAAMKRPDDGLPEDIREHMQLMCDIIAIGFQTDKSRVATLLLNRDLSGLFYPFLDVTKTHHSASHDDRSDEYERISRYYCSQYAYLANKLDAMPEGEGTVLDHSCLLFISSMYSGSSHDSTKLPVLLTGGLSGQMETGRVLDYLDKGDDDRKLCSMYLTIMNRMGVKLDQFGDAEKQLARL from the coding sequence ATGAGCAATCCAAAAAAACTTGCAAGCTCGAAATCCAACCGTGCAGACCGCGCCGTTTCTCGACGAACGCTGCTGCGAGGCACAGGTGTGGCGATGGCGCTGCCGTGGCTGGAATCGATTCCGGTCTGGGGAAGCGAAAAGCTTACCGACGATCAGGTGACCGCCTCGCCGCAACGCTTTGCCGCGCTGTTCATGGGCTGTGGCATCAACCGTGATCATTGGTGGGCTAAGGGAAGTGGCACCGAGATGGAGCTTGGGAAGAGTCTTGCGCCGATGGAACCGATCAAGCACAAGATGAACTTCATCACCGGGCTGTACAACGAAAATGCGAATGGTGTCGGCATCCACCCAGGGCAAACCGGCAATATCCTTTCCGGTGCGTCGCTGAAGAAGGGCTCGGAGTTGCGTGGCGACATCAGCATGGACCAGGTGCTTGCCAATCATTTTGCCGAAGAGACGGTTGCCCCGAGCCTGGTGCTTGGTTGTGAGCAACCGACGACGGGGTACCACGAAACAAATTTTTCGATGGCCTACAGTTCCCATATCTCTTGGCAAAATGCGACCTCGCCGGTGCCGATGGAAGTCTATCCATCGCTTGCATTCGACTCTTTGTTCGACAATCACGGCAGTCGGCGGATGGAGAGCATATTGGACCGGGTGCGCGAAGAGACCGCTTCGCTGAACCGTAAGATCAGCCAGTCGGATCGCACTAAATTGGATGAGTATCTGAGCAGCGTTCGGGAAGTCGAGAAGCGAGCCGAAGCGATGCGTACCGTTCACGCGAAGGCGACCGAGCGAGCCCAGCATCGCGGTCAACCGATCGCTGCGATGAAGCGTCCCGACGACGGATTGCCCGAAGACATTCGCGAGCACATGCAATTGATGTGCGACATCATCGCGATCGGTTTTCAGACCGATAAGTCGCGCGTGGCAACGCTGCTGCTGAATCGCGATCTGTCGGGATTGTTCTATCCGTTTTTGGATGTCACCAAAACACATCACTCGGCATCTCACGACGACCGCTCCGACGAATACGAACGGATCTCACGCTACTACTGTTCGCAGTACGCCTACCTGGCGAACAAGTTGGATGCGATGCCCGAAGGGGAGGGCACCGTTCTGGATCATTCTTGTCTCTTGTTCATCTCGAGCATGTATTCGGGCAGTTCACACGATTCGACGAAGTTGCCCGTCTTGTTAACCGGTGGTTTGTCTGGGCAGATGGAGACAGGCCGCGTGCTGGACTATCTGGACAAGGGAGATGATGATCGCAAGCTTTGCAGTATGTATCTAACGATCATGAACCGGATGGGAGTGAAGTTAGACCAATTCGGCGACGCCGAAAAACAACTCGCCAGGCTATAG
- a CDS encoding dihydrofolate reductase family protein → MSAKASVFIATSLDGFIARTDGNLDWLDAASATVPAGEDCGYSAFMESVDVLVMGRKTFEKVRTLGPWPYGDTAVIVLSRNPIPFPDDLPDCVTHSSESPAELHRRLSEQGAEKLYIDGGVTIQRFMRAGLINEMIITAIPVLLGDGIPLHGALDRDVRLNHRGTQTFDWGFVQSTYAVNATEDERPKANADK, encoded by the coding sequence ATGTCAGCCAAAGCATCCGTATTCATCGCAACCAGCCTCGACGGGTTCATCGCCCGAACGGACGGAAACCTCGACTGGCTCGATGCAGCCAGTGCCACCGTTCCCGCAGGCGAAGACTGTGGTTACAGCGCGTTCATGGAATCGGTCGACGTGTTGGTGATGGGGCGGAAGACCTTCGAAAAAGTGCGAACGCTTGGCCCGTGGCCGTACGGGGATACAGCGGTGATCGTGCTCAGCCGAAATCCAATCCCCTTCCCGGACGATTTACCGGACTGTGTCACGCATTCCTCGGAGTCTCCTGCAGAACTGCACCGTCGCCTTTCCGAGCAAGGCGCCGAAAAGCTGTACATCGATGGCGGCGTCACGATCCAGCGATTTATGCGGGCCGGACTGATCAACGAAATGATTATCACTGCAATCCCCGTCTTGCTGGGCGATGGAATCCCACTGCATGGCGCATTGGACCGCGATGTTCGATTGAATCATCGCGGCACACAAACGTTTGATTGGGGATTTGTTCAGTCGACGTATGCAGTGAACGCTACCGAGGATGAACGACCAAAAGCGAACGCTGACAAATGA
- a CDS encoding alpha/beta fold hydrolase, giving the protein MFDPNNFPKPSQIASNGVELEVFEAGQENAGKPIVLCHGWPEHAFSWRHQMAAFADAGYHVIVPNQRGYGNSSRPTKVTDYDIEHLTGDLVGLLDHYGYKDATFVGHDWGAMVVWSLALLHPNRASKLINLSLPYQERGETPWIEFMEQALGSDYYFVHFNRKPGVADAVLKENTFQFLRNLYRKNVPSMAPEAGMAMIKLAQAEVPLGEPIMSDDELAVLVSSFESTGFTGSIHWYRNLDRNWNLLADANPIIQHPTLMIYGDRDVIPPSLNLKEFVPNVESVNLDCGHWIQQEKPEETNAVILKWLEQQD; this is encoded by the coding sequence ATGTTCGACCCTAACAATTTCCCCAAGCCCTCACAAATCGCGTCCAACGGCGTGGAACTGGAAGTGTTCGAGGCGGGCCAAGAGAATGCTGGAAAACCAATCGTACTCTGTCACGGTTGGCCAGAGCATGCCTTCTCTTGGCGCCATCAAATGGCAGCCTTTGCAGACGCGGGCTACCATGTGATCGTCCCCAACCAACGCGGATATGGAAACTCTTCTCGCCCGACCAAAGTCACCGACTATGACATTGAGCACCTGACGGGAGATCTCGTTGGGCTTCTCGATCATTACGGATACAAAGACGCTACCTTTGTCGGTCATGACTGGGGGGCGATGGTCGTTTGGAGCTTGGCCTTATTGCATCCCAACCGGGCCAGCAAGTTGATTAACCTGAGCTTGCCCTACCAGGAGCGTGGAGAAACGCCATGGATCGAGTTCATGGAGCAAGCACTTGGCAGTGATTACTATTTCGTCCACTTCAACCGAAAGCCTGGTGTCGCAGATGCCGTACTGAAAGAGAACACATTCCAGTTTCTTCGCAACCTGTACCGAAAGAACGTGCCGTCAATGGCTCCTGAAGCCGGCATGGCGATGATCAAGCTCGCCCAAGCGGAAGTACCACTCGGCGAGCCGATCATGAGCGACGACGAACTCGCTGTTCTCGTGTCATCCTTCGAATCGACAGGATTCACAGGCAGCATCCATTGGTACAGGAATCTCGACCGCAACTGGAACTTGCTGGCCGACGCAAACCCAATCATCCAACATCCTACACTCATGATCTATGGCGACCGCGACGTGATCCCGCCGTCTTTAAACCTAAAAGAATTTGTCCCCAACGTGGAATCGGTCAACCTGGATTGTGGTCATTGGATCCAACAAGAGAAGCCAGAAGAAACAAACGCGGTGATTCTAAAATGGCTGGAACAGCAGGACTAA
- a CDS encoding DinB family protein, with protein sequence MNLAMPLIEDLKDHSLAFPTPKGGNHALWVTGHITFTLAWVIDVFLQGKPNRLEHWKSLFDTGTEPVADPEHYPPFDELLQTCKACHRECMDLLDSMHEGELDEKVNCPEGFESFVGTKRLCFRTAANHWLLHLGQLADTRRSLARKPLMA encoded by the coding sequence ATGAACCTGGCGATGCCATTGATCGAAGACTTGAAAGACCATTCGCTCGCCTTCCCGACACCCAAGGGCGGTAACCACGCGTTGTGGGTAACCGGCCACATCACGTTCACCCTGGCGTGGGTGATCGATGTATTTTTGCAGGGAAAGCCAAACCGGCTGGAGCATTGGAAATCGCTATTTGACACCGGCACGGAGCCCGTTGCCGATCCAGAGCACTATCCACCCTTCGACGAGCTCCTTCAAACATGCAAAGCCTGCCATCGAGAATGCATGGACTTACTGGACTCGATGCACGAAGGAGAACTGGACGAGAAAGTGAATTGTCCGGAGGGTTTTGAGAGCTTTGTCGGCACCAAACGACTGTGCTTCCGCACCGCCGCAAACCACTGGCTACTTCACTTGGGTCAGTTGGCCGACACGAGACGATCGCTCGCCCGCAAGCCTTTGATGGCGTAG
- a CDS encoding helix-turn-helix transcriptional regulator, whose amino-acid sequence MRRADRLFRIVEYLKARREAVTASELGEELEVGVRTIYRDIADLKASGVPLTGEAGVGYLLSSNYVVRPLLFGDEELETLALGAQMVQSWADPAMAQAARKALDKITAVLPDSLGDSIRQSTCFSYPSSGKRPLQIDFTSLRRAIRTQHLVEFQYVDLAGSETTRQLRPLGLIFLAPVWIVAGWCELRQDFRNFRVDRIRRMDVLDAHFDLENGKTLADMHQQCEEEFLDQQRS is encoded by the coding sequence TTGCGCCGGGCTGATCGTCTATTTCGAATTGTCGAATACCTCAAAGCCCGCCGCGAAGCTGTAACAGCCAGCGAGCTTGGCGAGGAACTGGAGGTTGGCGTACGGACGATCTATCGCGACATCGCAGATTTAAAAGCGTCGGGCGTTCCACTGACGGGAGAGGCGGGCGTGGGATACCTGCTCAGCTCAAACTATGTAGTTCGGCCGCTATTGTTTGGCGACGAAGAGCTTGAGACGCTCGCCCTGGGGGCTCAGATGGTTCAAAGTTGGGCGGATCCTGCGATGGCTCAGGCGGCTCGAAAAGCTCTCGACAAGATCACCGCCGTTCTGCCAGATTCACTCGGCGACAGCATTCGCCAATCCACTTGCTTCTCTTACCCAAGCTCGGGAAAGCGACCGCTACAAATCGACTTCACCTCGCTGCGGCGAGCCATCCGCACCCAACACCTTGTCGAGTTTCAGTATGTTGATTTGGCTGGTTCGGAAACAACCCGTCAGCTTCGGCCTCTCGGGTTGATCTTCCTGGCTCCCGTCTGGATCGTGGCGGGGTGGTGTGAGCTACGTCAGGATTTTCGCAATTTTCGTGTCGACCGGATTCGGCGCATGGATGTGCTCGATGCGCATTTTGATCTGGAGAATGGAAAGACGCTCGCAGATATGCATCAACAATGTGAGGAAGAGTTTTTGGACCAACAGAGGTCGTAA
- the ruvB gene encoding Holliday junction branch migration DNA helicase RuvB yields MAREAIYQQSSVDEEQEQQDRQLRPQRMADMVGQRDVIERLQIAIDAARVRADPLGHILFDGPPGLGKTTFATVIGNELKTAVQIANGAGLKAPKDLIPYLTNVSENSVLFIDEIHRIPRTVEEYLYTAMEDFRIDIVLGEGVNARTLNLDLQPFTLIGATTRAGMLSAPLRDRFQIREHLDFYDLDDLAEIVRRNAKKLDVPVDEEAAMEIGRRSRSTPRIANNRLLWVRDYAQSRSDGKATYQTAIDAMKMTGIDALGLDKQDRNYLDTLIRLFGGGPAGIEAIGHTMNVSIDTIEDEVEPFLLRYELIVRTRRGRMATPKAYQHLGREFTGNSEDLL; encoded by the coding sequence ATGGCACGCGAAGCGATTTATCAACAGTCCAGTGTCGACGAAGAACAAGAGCAACAAGATCGCCAGCTGCGTCCGCAGCGGATGGCCGATATGGTCGGCCAACGCGATGTGATCGAACGGCTGCAGATCGCGATCGATGCCGCCCGCGTCCGCGCCGATCCGCTGGGACACATCCTCTTCGACGGCCCTCCCGGCTTGGGCAAGACGACCTTTGCCACCGTGATCGGCAACGAACTGAAGACCGCCGTCCAGATCGCCAACGGCGCGGGACTCAAGGCTCCCAAGGACCTGATCCCCTACCTGACCAACGTCTCGGAAAACTCCGTCCTGTTCATCGACGAGATCCACCGCATCCCGCGGACGGTGGAAGAGTATCTTTACACGGCGATGGAAGATTTCCGAATCGACATCGTGTTGGGCGAAGGGGTCAACGCGCGGACACTAAACCTGGACCTGCAGCCGTTCACATTGATCGGAGCGACGACGCGGGCCGGAATGCTCAGCGCTCCGCTTCGCGACCGGTTCCAGATCCGCGAGCACCTGGATTTCTACGACCTCGACGACCTGGCCGAGATCGTGCGCCGCAACGCCAAAAAACTGGACGTCCCGGTCGATGAAGAAGCTGCGATGGAGATCGGTCGCCGCAGCCGCAGCACCCCGCGGATCGCTAACAATCGGTTATTGTGGGTCCGCGATTATGCGCAGAGTCGCAGCGATGGCAAAGCGACTTACCAAACCGCGATCGATGCGATGAAAATGACCGGGATCGACGCGCTGGGACTCGACAAACAGGACCGCAATTATCTCGACACATTGATCCGCCTGTTCGGTGGCGGACCGGCCGGAATCGAAGCGATCGGGCACACGATGAACGTCAGCATCGACACGATCGAAGACGAAGTCGAACCGTTTCTGCTGCGATACGAACTGATCGTCCGCACCCGCCGCGGCCGCATGGCAACTCCCAAAGCTTACCAACACCTCGGCCGCGAATTCACCGGCAACAGCGAAGACCTGCTGTAA
- the hisB gene encoding imidazoleglycerol-phosphate dehydratase HisB: MTRAASIQRKTGETDISLSIDLDGQGAGTRTTGVGFLDHMLDLFARHGLIDLTVDASGDLEVDDHHTTEDVGICLGQAIDKALGDRAGIRRYGHFTLPMDETLVTVAIDFSGRYAFEYRAPIANPKLGSFDSELIEHFWQSFAANTHCNLHVLMHYGRNSHHIAEAVFKATARAVRMAVEVDPRVEGVMSTKGSLS; this comes from the coding sequence ATGACACGCGCCGCATCGATTCAACGCAAAACGGGCGAAACCGACATCAGCCTTTCGATCGACCTCGACGGCCAAGGGGCTGGCACGCGAACGACCGGCGTCGGGTTTCTCGATCACATGTTGGATCTGTTCGCCCGGCATGGATTGATCGATTTGACGGTCGACGCCAGCGGCGACCTGGAAGTCGACGACCACCACACGACCGAAGATGTCGGGATCTGCTTGGGCCAAGCGATCGACAAAGCCCTCGGCGATCGAGCCGGCATCCGCCGCTACGGCCACTTCACCCTGCCGATGGACGAAACCCTTGTCACCGTCGCGATCGACTTCAGCGGCCGCTATGCCTTTGAATACCGAGCCCCGATCGCAAATCCGAAGCTGGGAAGCTTTGATTCGGAGCTGATCGAACACTTCTGGCAAAGCTTCGCCGCCAACACGCACTGCAATCTGCACGTGCTGATGCACTACGGTCGCAACAGCCACCATATCGCCGAAGCTGTCTTCAAAGCGACAGCTCGGGCGGTCCGAATGGCTGTCGAAGTCGACCCGCGGGTCGAGGGAGTGATGAGCACCAAGGGGAGCCTTAGCTAG
- a CDS encoding sigma-70 family RNA polymerase sigma factor, whose amino-acid sequence MQPELPNPPSDAEFVGLLTQSQLSLLLYVRSLLPGEADAGDVAQQANAKIWEKRADFALGTNFLAWSFAIARFEVLNYRKRQARDSRLTFSEDLEQTMASELQQIDDDLLSRQEALRKCLEGLKPEARTLLMDRYETTESLADFARRIGRSAGGLKVSLHRIRATLADCIERRLATGAAR is encoded by the coding sequence ATGCAACCCGAGCTTCCCAATCCGCCGAGCGATGCCGAATTTGTCGGCCTGTTGACCCAGAGTCAGCTGTCGCTGCTTCTCTATGTCCGCAGCTTGCTGCCTGGCGAAGCGGATGCTGGCGATGTCGCTCAGCAGGCCAACGCGAAGATTTGGGAAAAGCGAGCCGATTTCGCGTTGGGGACCAACTTTTTGGCTTGGTCGTTTGCCATCGCCCGCTTCGAGGTTTTGAACTACCGCAAGCGGCAGGCTCGCGATTCGCGGCTGACGTTTTCCGAGGACCTGGAGCAGACGATGGCTAGCGAATTGCAGCAGATCGACGACGATCTGTTGTCGCGTCAGGAGGCGCTGCGAAAGTGCCTCGAAGGGCTGAAGCCGGAGGCTCGAACGCTGTTGATGGATCGCTACGAGACGACCGAATCGCTGGCTGATTTTGCTCGCCGCATCGGTCGTTCCGCCGGTGGCTTGAAGGTTTCGCTGCATCGCATCCGCGCGACGCTGGCCGATTGCATCGAACGACGCCTCGCAACGGGAGCCGCGCGATGA